A genome region from Nocardiopsis exhalans includes the following:
- a CDS encoding STAS domain-containing protein, with translation MDLKLDHYTEGDTEIVVVEGEIDVYTAPRLRELLIDLVNKGNFHLVVNMEKVEFLDSTGLGVLVGGLKRVRAHDGTLDLVCTQERILKIFRITGLTKVFGIHGSVQEAIDKRSSK, from the coding sequence GTGGATTTGAAGCTTGATCATTACACCGAGGGCGACACCGAGATCGTCGTCGTTGAGGGTGAGATCGATGTCTATACCGCGCCCCGGCTCCGTGAGCTGTTGATCGACCTGGTCAACAAGGGCAACTTCCACCTCGTGGTCAACATGGAGAAGGTGGAGTTCCTGGACTCGACGGGCCTCGGTGTGCTTGTGGGCGGCCTGAAGCGGGTCCGTGCTCACGACGGGACCCTGGACCTGGTCTGCACCCAGGAGCGGATCCTGAAGATCTTCCGGATCACCGGCCTGACCAAGGTGTTCGGCATCCACGGTTCGGTGCAGGAAGCCATCGACAAGCGCTCCTCGAAGTAA
- a CDS encoding ATP-binding protein, with protein MATITLTISALPAHVRTARLMAATVARRAGIAASAIDEIRLAVGEACSRAVAAHKLHCPTQPILLQLIDGSGPDPVSDPRTDTSSRTLRANGSATRRFEVVVSDRAPAKDTDEMANHLEPLLDGLFLDGEDTPPGGISGFSPGLGLAVITGLADEVSIEPKDSGTVVRMSWPLQADQTQNPSSN; from the coding sequence ATGGCAACCATCACGCTCACGATCAGTGCGCTTCCCGCCCACGTGCGCACGGCGCGGCTCATGGCCGCGACCGTCGCACGCCGGGCGGGCATCGCGGCCTCCGCGATCGACGAGATCAGGCTGGCGGTCGGAGAGGCCTGCTCCCGGGCGGTGGCGGCCCACAAGCTGCACTGCCCCACACAGCCGATCCTGCTCCAGCTGATCGACGGAAGCGGACCTGATCCGGTGTCGGACCCCCGCACCGACACCTCGAGCCGAACGCTGCGCGCCAACGGGAGCGCTACACGACGTTTCGAGGTCGTCGTCTCGGACCGTGCCCCCGCCAAGGACACCGACGAGATGGCCAACCACCTGGAGCCCTTGCTCGACGGCCTCTTCCTGGACGGCGAGGACACCCCTCCCGGCGGAATCTCCGGCTTCTCCCCCGGCCTCGGCCTGGCGGTGATCACCGGTCTCGCCGATGAGGTGTCCATCGAGCCCAAGGACTCGGGCACGGTGGTTCGGATGAGCTGGCCGCTGCAGGCGGACCAGACCCAGAACCCGAGCTCGAACTAG
- a CDS encoding MarP family serine protease: MLDAVLVVLLLLFAVTGYRQGFIVGVFSFVGFIGGGILAAVTAPGLIQDWVADPGRQALLAIAVVFLSAALGQFISSYLGTLVRNRVTWDSARVVDALGGAVVSGLSVLLVAWFIGSTVANSALPYVSNQVKDSRILQSVDSLMPPAAHQGFSTFRRVVDQSAFPQVFSGLGTGELAEVEPPDPDVLTTPELIESSRSVVKVLGTAPSCQRRVEGTGFAYGDDRIMTNAHVVAGVTEDLRVVTRDGYQLEATLVLFDAQQDLAVLHVPGMELSPLEFNGEAVQGDDAVVAGFPRNSGFTAVPARIRAKQTAQGSDFYHSQQVSREIYQVRAVVRPGNSGGPLLAPDGTVYGVVFAAATNEDETGYVLTADEVAENAEAGLTATSEVSSQTCD; encoded by the coding sequence GTGCTCGACGCGGTTCTGGTCGTCCTGTTGCTGCTGTTCGCGGTGACCGGCTACCGGCAGGGTTTCATCGTCGGCGTGTTCAGCTTCGTCGGCTTCATCGGAGGAGGGATCCTCGCGGCGGTCACCGCGCCGGGACTCATCCAGGACTGGGTGGCCGACCCGGGGCGCCAGGCACTGCTGGCCATCGCCGTGGTGTTCCTGTCCGCCGCGCTGGGCCAGTTCATCTCCTCCTACCTGGGCACGCTGGTCCGCAACAGGGTCACCTGGGACTCGGCCCGGGTCGTGGACGCGCTGGGCGGGGCCGTGGTCAGCGGGCTCTCGGTGCTCCTGGTGGCCTGGTTCATCGGCAGTACGGTGGCCAACTCGGCCCTGCCGTACGTGTCCAACCAGGTGAAGGACTCGCGGATTCTCCAGTCGGTGGACTCGCTGATGCCGCCCGCCGCCCACCAGGGTTTCTCGACCTTCCGCCGGGTCGTGGACCAGAGCGCGTTCCCGCAGGTGTTCAGCGGACTGGGCACCGGTGAACTGGCCGAGGTGGAGCCGCCCGACCCGGACGTGCTCACCACCCCCGAGCTCATCGAGTCCAGCCGCAGCGTGGTCAAGGTCCTGGGCACCGCGCCCAGCTGCCAGCGGCGGGTCGAGGGCACCGGCTTCGCCTACGGCGACGACCGCATCATGACCAACGCCCACGTGGTCGCCGGGGTCACCGAGGACCTGCGCGTGGTCACCAGGGACGGGTACCAGCTGGAGGCCACCCTGGTGCTGTTCGACGCCCAGCAGGACCTGGCCGTACTGCACGTGCCGGGGATGGAGCTGTCGCCGCTGGAGTTCAACGGTGAGGCCGTCCAGGGCGACGACGCGGTCGTGGCGGGCTTCCCGCGCAACAGCGGCTTCACCGCCGTTCCCGCGCGGATCCGGGCCAAGCAGACCGCGCAGGGCTCGGACTTCTACCACTCGCAGCAGGTGAGCCGGGAGATCTACCAGGTACGCGCCGTGGTGCGCCCGGGCAACTCCGGCGGCCCGCTGCTGGCCCCGGACGGCACGGTGTACGGCGTCGTGTTCGCCGCGGCCACCAACGAGGACGAGACCGGTTACGTGCTGACCGCGGACGAGGTCGCCGAGAACGCCGAGGCGGGCCTGACGGCCACCTCGGAGGTCTCCTCCCAGACCTGCGACTGA
- a CDS encoding NUDIX hydrolase codes for MNSTPLWLSALADAAQAMPVPPPMRPPAQGGRESAVLILFGETERGPDLLLIQRNDGLRRHAGQPAFPGGRIELTDPSPEAAALREAEEETGAVPTGIDVVGRLPELYLSFSDFRVAPVLGWWREPSEVRAADTGEVAAVSRVPVADLADPANRVKVRYGGGPMWGPGFRVDNMLVWGFTGAIIDSLLTLGGWELPWRDAALTDVFEATPQGLRPVG; via the coding sequence ATGAACTCGACCCCGCTCTGGCTGTCCGCGCTCGCGGACGCCGCTCAGGCGATGCCGGTACCCCCACCGATGCGCCCGCCCGCACAGGGAGGCCGCGAGTCGGCCGTGCTCATCCTCTTCGGCGAGACCGAGCGGGGCCCCGACCTGCTGCTCATCCAGCGCAACGACGGACTGCGCCGCCACGCGGGCCAGCCCGCCTTCCCCGGAGGGCGGATCGAGCTCACGGACCCCTCCCCGGAGGCCGCCGCGCTGCGCGAGGCCGAGGAGGAGACCGGCGCCGTCCCCACCGGGATCGACGTGGTCGGCCGCCTGCCCGAGCTCTACCTGAGCTTCAGCGACTTCCGGGTCGCCCCCGTCCTCGGCTGGTGGCGCGAGCCCTCCGAGGTGCGGGCCGCCGACACCGGTGAGGTCGCCGCGGTCTCCCGGGTGCCCGTCGCCGACCTGGCCGACCCTGCCAACCGGGTCAAGGTCCGCTACGGGGGCGGCCCGATGTGGGGACCGGGCTTCCGGGTCGACAACATGCTCGTGTGGGGCTTCACGGGCGCGATCATCGACAGCCTGCTCACTCTCGGGGGATGGGAACTTCCCTGGCGTGACGCGGCTCTAACAGACGTGTTCGAAGCCACCCCGCAGGGCCTCCGTCCGGTCGGGTAA
- the nth gene encoding endonuclease III, which produces MPRDTPEPGDSAPRDTATADAAVPAEKTTPTGESRLALVRRARKMYRELSELYPDAHAELNFTTPLELLVATILSAQCTDKRVNQVTPALFARYPDAEAYASARREDLEEMIRPTGFFRAKANSLLGLGQALCERHGGEVPGNLADLVKLPGVGRKTANVLLGNAFDVPGITVDTHFGRLVRRFGWTDEQDPVKVEHAIGELFPPKDWTMLSHRVVWHGRRVCHARRPACGACVLAHWCPSFGEGPTDEATATKLLRMRSFA; this is translated from the coding sequence ATGCCTCGTGACACCCCAGAGCCCGGTGACTCCGCGCCCCGTGACACCGCGACAGCCGATGCGGCCGTACCCGCGGAGAAGACCACGCCCACCGGCGAGAGCCGACTCGCGCTGGTCCGACGCGCCCGGAAGATGTACCGGGAGCTCTCGGAGCTGTATCCGGACGCCCACGCCGAACTGAACTTCACCACCCCGCTGGAGCTCCTGGTCGCGACGATCCTGTCCGCGCAGTGCACGGACAAGCGGGTCAACCAGGTCACTCCGGCGCTCTTCGCGCGCTATCCCGACGCCGAGGCCTACGCCTCGGCCAGGCGCGAGGATCTGGAGGAGATGATTCGTCCGACGGGGTTCTTCCGGGCCAAGGCCAACAGCCTGCTGGGGCTTGGTCAGGCCCTGTGCGAACGACACGGTGGCGAGGTTCCTGGAAACCTCGCCGACCTGGTCAAACTACCCGGTGTGGGACGAAAGACCGCAAACGTACTGCTCGGTAACGCCTTTGATGTGCCAGGGATCACCGTGGACACCCACTTCGGGCGTCTCGTCCGCCGTTTCGGGTGGACCGACGAGCAGGACCCGGTCAAGGTCGAGCACGCGATCGGCGAGCTCTTCCCGCCCAAGGACTGGACGATGCTGTCCCACCGCGTGGTGTGGCACGGCCGCCGCGTCTGCCACGCCCGCAGGCCCGCCTGCGGCGCCTGCGTCCTGGCCCACTGGTGCCCCTCCTTCGGCGAGGGCCCCACGGACGAGGCCACCGCCACGAAGCTCCTCCGCATGCGCTCGTTCGCCTGA
- a CDS encoding Crp/Fnr family transcriptional regulator — MDEINEVLRKAPLFEPLDEEDTAALRSSVNEVRLGRGQTLFNEGDEGDRLYVILSGKVKLTRTAVDGRENLLGVLGPSEMFGELSLFDPRPRTASAVAVTDSVLAGLGHDDLRPFLSSRPQVGLQLLKSLAARLRRTNDVMADLVFTDVPGRVAKALLELADKFGKEGDDGLHVHHDLTQEELAQLVGASRETVNKALAEFALRGWLRIEAKAVVLLDVERMRRRAR; from the coding sequence GTGGACGAGATCAACGAGGTGCTCCGGAAGGCCCCTCTGTTCGAGCCGTTGGACGAGGAGGACACTGCCGCGCTCCGCTCCTCGGTGAACGAGGTTCGCCTCGGTCGCGGTCAGACCCTGTTCAACGAAGGTGACGAGGGCGACCGCCTGTACGTCATCCTCAGCGGGAAGGTGAAGCTGACCCGCACGGCCGTCGACGGCCGCGAGAACCTGCTGGGCGTGCTCGGCCCCAGCGAGATGTTCGGTGAACTGTCCCTGTTCGACCCGCGCCCGCGCACCGCGAGCGCCGTGGCCGTCACCGATTCCGTGCTCGCCGGGCTCGGCCACGACGACCTGCGGCCGTTCCTGTCCAGCCGCCCCCAGGTGGGTCTGCAGCTGCTGAAGTCGCTGGCCGCCCGTCTGCGCCGGACCAACGACGTGATGGCCGACCTGGTCTTCACCGACGTGCCCGGCCGTGTGGCCAAGGCCCTGCTCGAGCTCGCCGACAAGTTCGGCAAGGAGGGCGACGACGGCCTGCACGTGCACCACGACCTCACTCAGGAGGAGCTGGCCCAGCTGGTGGGCGCCTCCCGTGAGACGGTCAACAAGGCCCTGGCCGAGTTCGCCCTGCGCGGCTGGCTGCGGATCGAGGCCAAGGCCGTGGTGCTGCTGGACGTCGAGCGCATGCGCCGCCGCGCCCGCTAA
- a CDS encoding MBL fold metallo-hydrolase, which translates to MRIDGSGTLRAGCVLCPNPGPMTLEGTNTWILREPGARGVVVVDPGPHDERHLERVARTVQEQGAQVLMTLVTHRHFDHSEGSRYFAELTGAPVHAVDPRTRVSGSGLEDDQLIRADGLELRVLATPGHTDDSICLFLEADSAILTGDTILGHGTTVIDGDDGLAPYMDSLYRLRDLTREHQVRTLLPGHGPILTSPLAALNSYIDHREARLAQVRDAVEAGATKVDEVIDRVYPDVVESVRPAAASSVRAQLRYLATKGELPEGVEN; encoded by the coding sequence ATGAGGATCGACGGTTCCGGGACACTGCGCGCCGGCTGCGTACTGTGCCCCAACCCAGGCCCGATGACGTTGGAGGGAACCAACACCTGGATCCTGCGGGAACCGGGTGCGCGCGGGGTCGTGGTGGTCGACCCCGGGCCGCACGACGAACGGCACCTGGAACGGGTGGCGCGGACCGTGCAGGAGCAGGGCGCCCAGGTCCTGATGACACTGGTGACCCACCGGCACTTCGACCACAGCGAGGGCTCCCGGTACTTCGCGGAGCTGACCGGCGCCCCGGTGCACGCGGTCGACCCGCGGACGCGGGTGAGCGGTTCGGGACTGGAGGACGACCAGCTGATCCGCGCGGACGGTCTGGAGCTGCGGGTCCTCGCGACCCCCGGCCACACGGACGACTCGATCTGCCTGTTCCTGGAGGCCGACAGCGCCATCCTGACCGGCGACACGATCCTGGGCCACGGCACCACGGTGATCGACGGTGACGACGGCCTGGCCCCCTACATGGACTCGCTGTACCGGCTCCGGGACCTCACCAGGGAACACCAGGTGCGGACCCTGCTGCCGGGCCACGGCCCGATCCTGACGTCGCCGCTGGCGGCGCTGAACTCCTACATCGACCACCGCGAGGCGCGACTGGCGCAGGTCCGCGACGCGGTGGAGGCCGGCGCGACCAAGGTGGACGAGGTCATCGACCGGGTCTACCCGGACGTCGTGGAGAGCGTCCGTCCGGCGGCCGCCTCCTCGGTCCGGGCGCAGCTGCGCTACCTGGCGACCAAGGGGGAACTCCCGGAGGGCGTCGAGAACTGA
- a CDS encoding NUDIX hydrolase, whose translation MTENNGVARKDGVVRPRPAATVMLLRPAAGTSTAADAGGAADTAGAVTETVTGARAERPMEVLLMRRVPSMGFAPGAFVFPGGRVDERDADGDLPWTGPNPEQWAEVLGTDVPMARALVCAAVRETFEETGVLLASEPERAGEEAITLDTATDDWERDRLGLIDHTHSFTEVLNRRGLVLRSEWLRAWSRWITPRNQPRRFDTWFFTAELPPGQAPRDVGGEADLTQWTDPSVVAAEWEAGRMPMLPPTVIACAELAERRTLRGVREALRDIVPIEPDVREIDGQIRVVAPDGSDFPLPRPNANP comes from the coding sequence ATGACCGAGAACAACGGTGTGGCCCGGAAGGACGGTGTGGTCCGGCCCCGCCCCGCCGCCACCGTGATGTTGCTGCGTCCGGCGGCGGGCACCTCGACGGCCGCGGACGCCGGAGGCGCCGCGGACACGGCCGGTGCCGTCACGGAGACCGTCACGGGCGCCCGGGCGGAGCGCCCCATGGAGGTCCTGCTCATGCGCAGGGTCCCCTCCATGGGCTTCGCCCCGGGCGCCTTCGTCTTCCCCGGCGGCCGGGTGGACGAACGCGACGCCGACGGCGACCTCCCGTGGACCGGCCCCAATCCCGAGCAGTGGGCCGAGGTCCTGGGCACCGACGTGCCGATGGCCCGGGCCCTGGTGTGCGCCGCCGTCCGGGAGACCTTCGAGGAGACCGGCGTCCTGCTGGCCAGCGAACCGGAGCGGGCGGGGGAGGAGGCCATCACCCTCGACACCGCCACCGACGACTGGGAACGGGACCGGCTCGGCCTCATCGACCACACCCACTCCTTCACCGAGGTGCTGAACCGGCGCGGGCTCGTGCTGCGTTCGGAGTGGCTGCGCGCGTGGTCCCGGTGGATCACCCCCAGGAACCAGCCGCGCCGCTTCGACACCTGGTTCTTCACCGCCGAACTCCCGCCCGGGCAGGCCCCGCGCGATGTCGGCGGGGAGGCCGACCTCACCCAGTGGACGGATCCGTCCGTGGTCGCCGCCGAGTGGGAGGCGGGACGGATGCCGATGCTGCCGCCGACCGTCATCGCCTGCGCTGAGCTGGCGGAGCGGCGGACCCTCCGAGGTGTGAGGGAAGCTCTACGGGATATCGTTCCCATCGAACCGGACGTTCGGGAAATCGACGGTCAGATCCGTGTCGTTGCCCCGGACGGCAGCGACTTCCCCCTACCGAGGCCCAACGCGAATCCGTGA
- a CDS encoding RidA family protein produces MATPEERIAELGLTLPEVVPPVAAYQPAVRSGDHVYVSGQLPFVDGKLPATGKVGAEVDAETAKDLAALCALNAIAAVRAEVGELADVVRIVKVGGFVASTPEFTGQPGVINGASELLGSVFGEAGVHARAAVGVAALPLDAPVEVDMIVEVR; encoded by the coding sequence ATGGCGACCCCCGAGGAGCGCATCGCCGAGCTGGGACTGACCCTGCCCGAGGTGGTTCCCCCGGTCGCGGCCTACCAGCCGGCCGTCCGCAGCGGTGACCACGTCTATGTCTCCGGCCAGCTGCCGTTCGTCGACGGCAAGCTGCCCGCGACCGGCAAGGTCGGTGCCGAGGTCGACGCCGAGACCGCCAAGGACCTGGCCGCCCTGTGCGCGCTGAACGCCATCGCCGCGGTGCGCGCCGAGGTGGGCGAGCTGGCCGACGTGGTGCGGATCGTCAAGGTGGGCGGTTTCGTCGCCAGCACCCCCGAATTCACCGGTCAGCCCGGTGTGATCAACGGGGCCAGCGAGCTGCTCGGCAGCGTGTTCGGCGAGGCCGGGGTACACGCCCGCGCCGCCGTCGGTGTCGCGGCCCTGCCGTTGGACGCCCCGGTCGAGGTTGACATGATCGTCGAGGTCCGCTGA
- a CDS encoding DUF4177 domain-containing protein, producing MTKWEYQSVALLSHATKQILDNWGEDGWELVSVVPAPLPEGTDPRNQQYVAYMKRAK from the coding sequence ATGACCAAGTGGGAGTACCAGAGCGTGGCTCTGCTGTCGCACGCCACCAAGCAGATCCTGGACAACTGGGGCGAGGACGGCTGGGAGCTCGTCTCCGTCGTGCCCGCGCCGCTGCCCGAGGGCACCGACCCGCGCAACCAGCAGTACGTGGCCTACATGAAGCGGGCCAAGTAG
- a CDS encoding ArsA-related P-loop ATPase, with translation MNDREQGPREGDPAAAFAGARLHIVTGKGGTGKTTAATALALSLASRGGRVLLVEVEGRQGVATLLGSPSLPYEEREMISAPNGGSVHVLAADAEAALLEYLEMFYGMRRAGQALTKLGAVDFATTIAPGLRDVLLTGKATEAVRRRAGARRRAADTRSDAPFHYDAVVMDAPPTGRIGRFLNVNSEVAGLAKVGPIRNHADRVMEVIRSAQTRVHFVTALEEMPAQETRDGIAEIGELGLNLGAVVVNMVAAPLLDETDLAAAAAADLDTAELASGLKAARLDPALLEHHEELAADLAGEVRAYALRHRLEERVRGELEALGRPLVELPRLEGGVDRAALADLARRLTEQGVGR, from the coding sequence GTGAACGATCGTGAACAGGGACCGCGGGAAGGCGATCCGGCGGCGGCGTTCGCCGGTGCCCGGCTGCACATCGTGACGGGCAAGGGCGGTACGGGAAAGACGACGGCCGCCACGGCGCTGGCACTGTCCCTGGCGTCCCGGGGCGGGCGAGTGCTCCTGGTCGAGGTGGAGGGCCGCCAGGGGGTGGCCACCCTGCTCGGCAGCCCCTCGCTGCCCTACGAGGAACGCGAGATGATCTCAGCGCCGAACGGCGGTTCCGTGCACGTGCTGGCGGCGGACGCCGAGGCGGCCCTGCTGGAATACCTCGAGATGTTCTACGGGATGCGGCGGGCCGGTCAGGCGCTCACCAAGCTGGGTGCCGTGGACTTCGCCACCACGATCGCCCCCGGGCTGCGGGACGTCCTGCTCACCGGCAAGGCGACCGAGGCGGTCCGGCGGCGCGCGGGAGCGCGGCGCCGCGCCGCGGACACCCGTTCCGACGCGCCCTTCCACTACGACGCCGTGGTGATGGACGCCCCGCCCACCGGGCGGATCGGGCGGTTCCTGAACGTCAACTCCGAGGTGGCCGGGCTGGCGAAGGTCGGCCCGATCCGCAACCACGCCGACCGGGTCATGGAGGTCATCCGCTCCGCGCAGACCCGGGTGCACTTCGTGACGGCGCTGGAGGAGATGCCCGCCCAGGAGACCCGGGACGGGATCGCCGAGATCGGGGAACTGGGCCTCAACCTGGGCGCGGTCGTGGTGAACATGGTCGCCGCGCCGCTGCTCGACGAGACCGACCTGGCCGCCGCGGCCGCCGCGGACCTGGACACCGCCGAGCTCGCCTCGGGGCTGAAGGCCGCGCGGTTGGACCCCGCCCTGTTGGAACACCACGAGGAGCTGGCCGCGGACCTGGCCGGGGAGGTGCGGGCCTACGCCCTGCGCCACCGCCTGGAGGAGCGGGTCCGGGGTGAGCTCGAAGCGCTGGGACGACCGCTGGTGGAGCTGCCCCGGCTGGAGGGCGGGGTGGACCGCGCCGCGCTGGCCGACCTGGCGCGGCGGCTGACCGAGCAGGGGGTGGGACGGTGA
- a CDS encoding ArsA family ATPase, with translation MDPDAGEGGRLDVDALLDDPRTRIVVCCGAGGVGKTTTAAALGLRAAERGRRTVVITVDPARRLAQSMGLAELDNTPRPVPLPGTGEPGEGSLHAMMLDMKRTFDEVVREHADPERARQILANPFYQTLSTSFSGTQEYMAMEKLGQLRQSGEWDLIVVDTPPSRSALDFLDAPKRLGRFLDGKLIRFLSTPATGAFRLLGAGFNVVSSVVGKIVGAQFLTDLRAFVSAFDTVFGGFQERAERTYRLLQTPGTAFVVVAIPDTDAMREASYFMDRLAKESMPLAGLVINRTHPLPTGPGGRLGAVEASAAARALAEAGTHPLAEAALRLHAERVRTHEREARLRSRLLSTHRGVRVTEVSARPEDVHDLAGLRGVGSALVGEPEDAVAGPEETVEETPDTR, from the coding sequence CTGGACCCGGACGCGGGAGAAGGCGGCCGTCTGGACGTGGACGCGCTCCTGGACGACCCGCGGACCCGGATCGTCGTGTGCTGCGGGGCGGGCGGGGTCGGCAAGACCACCACAGCCGCGGCCCTGGGCCTGCGGGCCGCCGAACGCGGCAGGCGGACCGTGGTGATCACCGTGGACCCGGCCCGGCGGCTGGCGCAGTCGATGGGGCTGGCGGAGCTGGACAACACCCCGCGCCCGGTACCGCTGCCCGGGACGGGCGAGCCGGGCGAGGGCAGCCTGCACGCCATGATGCTCGACATGAAGCGGACCTTCGACGAGGTGGTCAGGGAGCACGCCGACCCCGAGCGGGCCCGCCAGATCCTGGCCAACCCCTTCTACCAGACCCTCTCCACGAGCTTCTCCGGCACGCAGGAGTACATGGCGATGGAGAAGCTGGGGCAGCTGCGCCAGTCCGGCGAGTGGGACCTGATCGTGGTGGACACCCCGCCCAGCCGATCAGCGCTGGACTTCCTCGACGCCCCCAAGCGGCTCGGCCGGTTCCTGGACGGCAAGCTCATCCGCTTCCTGAGCACCCCCGCCACCGGAGCGTTCCGGCTGTTGGGGGCCGGGTTCAACGTGGTGAGCTCGGTGGTGGGCAAGATCGTCGGCGCCCAGTTCCTGACCGACCTACGCGCCTTCGTCTCGGCCTTCGACACGGTGTTCGGCGGTTTCCAGGAGCGCGCCGAGCGCACCTACCGGCTGCTCCAGACGCCCGGGACGGCGTTCGTGGTGGTGGCGATCCCGGACACGGACGCGATGCGCGAGGCCTCCTACTTCATGGACCGGCTGGCGAAGGAGTCCATGCCGCTGGCCGGGCTGGTGATCAACCGGACGCACCCGCTGCCGACCGGCCCCGGGGGACGTCTGGGCGCGGTCGAGGCGTCGGCCGCGGCGAGGGCCCTCGCGGAGGCGGGCACCCACCCGTTGGCGGAGGCGGCGCTGCGGCTGCACGCGGAGCGGGTGCGCACACACGAACGCGAGGCACGGCTGCGGTCCCGGTTGCTGTCCACGCACCGGGGGGTCCGGGTGACCGAGGTCTCGGCGCGGCCCGAGGACGTGCACGACCTGGCCGGGTTGCGCGGGGTGGGATCCGCACTCGTCGGGGAGCCGGAGGACGCGGTGGCGGGACCGGAGGAGACCGTGGAGGAAACCCCGGACACCCGCTGA
- a CDS encoding WhiB family transcriptional regulator codes for MWTNQWTTKALCRQIDPDALFVQGAAQNRAKLFCQGCPVRTECLADALDHRVEFGVWGGMTERERRSLLRKHPEVTDWGPLLEGARGQGADDLSRFVRVLGEALA; via the coding sequence ATGTGGACCAACCAGTGGACGACGAAGGCACTGTGCCGACAAATCGATCCCGACGCACTGTTCGTCCAGGGGGCCGCGCAGAACCGGGCCAAGCTCTTCTGCCAGGGCTGTCCCGTGCGCACGGAGTGCCTGGCGGACGCACTGGACCACCGGGTCGAGTTCGGGGTCTGGGGCGGCATGACCGAACGCGAGCGTCGCTCCCTGCTGCGCAAGCACCCGGAGGTCACCGACTGGGGGCCCCTGCTGGAAGGGGCGCGGGGGCAGGGCGCGGACGACCTGTCCCGGTTCGTGCGGGTTCTGGGGGAGGCGCTCGCCTGA